A part of Brachybacterium faecium DSM 4810 genomic DNA contains:
- a CDS encoding pyrophosphate-dependent phosphofructokinase (PFAM: Phosphofructokinase) gives MTVKRVALLTAGGYAPCLSSAVGGLIERYTELVPDVEIIAYKHGYWGLLSGEKLVVDDEVREKAGLLHNYGGSPIGNSRVKLTNTEDLVKRGLIEEGENALEVAANKLKDDGVDVLHTIGGDDTNTTAADLAKYLHENGHELQVVGLPKTIDNDIVPIRQSLGAKSAAEQTSIFAQNIIAEHGSNPKMLIIHEIMGRACGYLTAQAAEYYQDWHSKQEWLPGIGHKAERWDVHAVFLPELALDIEAEAERLKNVMDEAGCVNIFLSEGAGIPEIVAEMQARGEEPEKDPFGHVKIDTINPGQWFAKQFAEKLGAEKVMVQKSGYFSRSAKANPEDIRLIKSMTDYAVQVALEGGSGLVGHDEERGDVLRAVEFERVAGHKAFDVSQPWFHEVMERTGQKIVPAEAH, from the coding sequence ATGACCGTCAAGCGCGTCGCCCTCCTGACCGCCGGTGGCTATGCCCCCTGCCTGTCCTCCGCCGTCGGCGGTCTCATCGAGCGGTACACCGAGCTGGTGCCCGATGTCGAGATCATCGCCTACAAGCACGGCTACTGGGGGCTGCTCTCCGGCGAGAAGCTCGTGGTGGACGACGAGGTGCGCGAGAAGGCGGGCCTGCTGCACAACTACGGCGGCTCCCCCATCGGCAACTCCCGCGTGAAGCTCACCAACACCGAGGATCTCGTCAAGCGCGGTCTGATCGAGGAGGGCGAGAACGCCCTCGAGGTGGCGGCGAACAAGCTCAAGGACGACGGTGTGGACGTGCTGCACACCATCGGCGGCGACGACACCAACACCACCGCCGCGGATCTGGCGAAGTACCTCCACGAGAACGGCCACGAGCTGCAGGTCGTGGGTCTCCCCAAGACGATCGACAACGACATCGTGCCGATCCGTCAGTCCCTCGGCGCGAAGTCCGCCGCGGAGCAGACCAGCATCTTCGCGCAGAACATCATCGCCGAGCACGGCTCGAACCCGAAGATGCTCATCATCCACGAGATCATGGGCCGCGCCTGCGGCTACCTCACCGCGCAGGCGGCCGAATACTACCAGGACTGGCACTCGAAGCAGGAGTGGCTGCCCGGCATCGGGCACAAGGCCGAGCGGTGGGACGTGCACGCGGTGTTCCTGCCGGAGCTCGCGCTGGACATCGAAGCCGAGGCGGAGCGCCTGAAGAACGTCATGGACGAGGCCGGCTGCGTGAACATCTTCCTCTCCGAGGGTGCCGGCATCCCGGAGATCGTCGCCGAGATGCAGGCCCGCGGCGAGGAGCCCGAGAAGGACCCCTTCGGCCACGTCAAGATCGACACCATCAACCCCGGCCAGTGGTTCGCGAAGCAGTTCGCGGAGAAGCTCGGCGCGGAGAAGGTCATGGTGCAGAAGTCGGGCTACTTCTCCCGCTCCGCGAAGGCGAACCCGGAGGACATCCGCCTCATCAAGTCGATGACCGACTACGCCGTGCAGGTCGCTCTCGAGGGCGGCTCGGGCCTCGTCGGGCACGACGAGGAGCGCGGGGACGTGCTGCGCGCCGTCGAGTTCGAGCGGGTCGCCGGCCACAAGGCCTTCGACGTCTCCCAGCCGTGGTTCCACGAGGTCATGGAGCGGACCGGTCAGAAGATCGTCCCCGCCGAGGCGCACTGA
- a CDS encoding lysophospholipase L1-like esterase (PFAM: GDSL-like Lipase/Acylhydrolase) has translation MTTTSARAPRTLLFIGDSITDAGRREDPEQLGHGYVRLLAEHFAAHEPTATVINRGISGDKVADLEARFGPDCLDLAPDLVTVYVGVNDSWHRFTRGEHVPDEAFEQGYRHLLDQLAARVPSAPVAMILPFVADIDEQAARIHTDLDGKVAIIRRLAAEGGHRLVDLEEVLERALAAGHAPEHVAADGVHPTPAGHRLIADAWLDAVGR, from the coding sequence ATGACTACGACGTCCGCGCGCGCCCCACGCACACTGCTCTTCATCGGCGACTCGATCACCGATGCCGGTCGGCGTGAGGATCCCGAGCAGCTCGGCCACGGCTACGTGCGCCTGCTCGCCGAGCACTTCGCCGCTCACGAACCGACGGCGACGGTGATCAACCGGGGCATCAGCGGGGACAAGGTCGCGGACCTCGAGGCCCGCTTCGGGCCGGACTGCCTCGACCTCGCGCCGGACCTCGTGACGGTCTATGTGGGCGTGAACGACTCCTGGCACCGCTTCACCCGCGGCGAGCACGTCCCCGATGAGGCCTTCGAGCAGGGATACCGCCACCTGCTGGATCAGCTCGCGGCCCGGGTTCCCTCGGCTCCCGTGGCGATGATCCTGCCCTTCGTCGCCGACATCGACGAGCAGGCCGCACGGATCCACACCGACCTCGACGGTAAGGTGGCGATCATCCGCCGGCTCGCGGCCGAGGGCGGGCACCGTCTCGTGGATCTCGAGGAGGTGCTGGAGCGTGCGCTGGCAGCAGGCCACGCCCCCGAGCACGTCGCGGCGGATGGCGTGCACCCCACCCCGGCCGGGCACCGCCTCATCGCGGACGCCTGGCTCGACGCCGTCGGGCGCTGA
- a CDS encoding histidinol-phosphate phosphatase (PFAM: Inositol monophosphatase family~TIGRFAM: histidinol-phosphate phosphatase HisN, inositol monophosphatase family), with protein MSSRFADDLRLAHVLADAVDQLTMSRFKAQDLEISTKPDLTEVTDADRAAEQLVRSQLSRSRSRDQVIGEEFGSTGASPRQWVIDPIDGTSNFVRGVPVWGTLIGLIEDGRPVVGLVSAPSLGRRWWGGEGVGAWTGSRINSASRLQVSTVDAVEEASLSYSSLHGWADRDRLPQMLNLMQRFWRTRAYGDFWSYMLVAEGAVDAACEPELALHDMVALVPIVTEAGGRFTSLEGEDGPFGGSAVATNGLLHEEILGALAPREA; from the coding sequence ATGTCCTCTCGTTTCGCCGATGACCTGCGCCTGGCCCACGTGCTCGCCGACGCCGTGGACCAGCTGACCATGTCGCGCTTCAAGGCGCAGGATCTCGAGATCTCCACCAAACCCGATCTCACCGAGGTCACCGACGCGGACCGCGCCGCGGAGCAGCTGGTGCGCTCCCAGCTGTCGCGGTCCCGTTCCCGCGACCAGGTGATCGGAGAGGAGTTCGGCAGCACCGGGGCGTCGCCGCGCCAGTGGGTGATCGACCCGATCGACGGCACCAGCAACTTCGTGCGCGGGGTGCCGGTGTGGGGGACGCTCATCGGCCTCATCGAGGACGGCCGCCCCGTGGTGGGCCTGGTCTCGGCCCCGTCGCTGGGCCGCCGCTGGTGGGGCGGCGAGGGCGTGGGCGCGTGGACGGGCTCGCGCATCAACAGCGCCTCGCGCCTGCAGGTCTCCACCGTCGACGCGGTCGAGGAGGCCTCGCTGTCCTACTCCTCGCTGCACGGCTGGGCCGATCGCGACCGGCTGCCGCAGATGCTCAACCTCATGCAGCGGTTCTGGCGCACCCGCGCCTACGGCGACTTCTGGTCCTACATGCTCGTGGCCGAGGGCGCGGTGGACGCCGCCTGCGAGCCGGAGCTCGCGCTGCACGACATGGTCGCGCTGGTCCCGATCGTCACCGAGGCCGGTGGCCGCTTCACGTCCCTCGAGGGCGAGGACGGCCCCTTCGGCGGCAGCGCGGTGGCGACCAACGGCCTGCTGCACGAGGAGATCCTCGGGGCGCTCGCGCCACGGGAGGCCTGA
- a CDS encoding Calpain family cysteine protease (PFAM: Calpain family cysteine protease): MRTWRRTLRALAPTGRARAALPGHHGAGGLLHLSPGPRATALREDTGPLAPARLLRPRQGRLGDCWVIAPMLAIHETAPERLRGLLSAEEGGVVAVHLPGMTRPVRVDRRLPVDSRGMFQYGRRDGANPGWVGVLEKAIAGHVAGDYGALQRGVARFGFELLLGERVRTLLRRPGAAQILAWRDQGRAIAASTHPLSPRVPTSAGPLPRNHVFAVVGADARSGHVLLRNPVRPEQVLTLDARSFRRGFLSLDVTAPLR; this comes from the coding sequence GTGCGCACCTGGCGCCGCACCCTGCGCGCGCTCGCCCCCACGGGGCGGGCGCGCGCTGCGCTTCCCGGGCACCATGGCGCCGGCGGGCTCCTGCACCTCTCCCCCGGCCCTCGCGCGACCGCGCTGCGCGAGGACACCGGTCCGCTCGCCCCGGCGCGGCTGCTGCGGCCCCGGCAGGGGCGGCTCGGCGACTGCTGGGTGATCGCCCCGATGCTCGCGATCCACGAGACGGCCCCCGAGCGCCTGCGCGGCCTGCTGAGCGCCGAGGAGGGCGGTGTGGTCGCCGTGCACCTGCCCGGCATGACCCGGCCGGTCCGGGTGGATCGCCGCCTCCCGGTCGATTCCCGGGGCATGTTCCAGTACGGGCGGCGCGACGGCGCGAACCCCGGCTGGGTGGGCGTGCTCGAGAAGGCGATCGCCGGCCACGTCGCCGGGGACTACGGTGCGCTGCAGCGCGGTGTCGCGCGCTTCGGCTTCGAGCTGCTGCTGGGAGAGCGCGTGCGCACCCTGCTGCGGAGGCCCGGCGCGGCCCAGATCCTCGCCTGGCGGGACCAGGGCCGGGCGATCGCGGCCTCGACCCATCCGCTCAGCCCCCGCGTGCCGACCTCCGCGGGGCCGCTGCCGCGCAACCATGTCTTCGCCGTGGTCGGCGCCGACGCGCGCAGCGGGCACGTGCTGCTGCGCAACCCGGTGCGTCCCGAGCAGGTGCTGACGCTCGATGCTCGCAGCTTCCGGCGCGGCTTCCTCTCGCTGGACGTCACCGCACCGCTGCGCTGA